A genomic stretch from Erigeron canadensis isolate Cc75 chromosome 9, C_canadensis_v1, whole genome shotgun sequence includes:
- the LOC122582192 gene encoding zinc finger protein BALDIBIS-like, with product MMSGDGFSSPPSSLTSYIQEPIPNPNPSSSSASAKRKRNQAGNPDPEAEVIALSPTSLMATNRFVCEICNKGFQRDQNLQLHRRGHNLPWKLKQRNKNEVIKKKVYICPEKTCVHHDPSRALGDLTGVKKHFSRKHGEKKWKCEKCSKKYAVQSDWKAHSKICGTREYKCDCGTLFSRKDSFITHRAFCDALMEENSRMTSLPVLPNMGNLGFRNDLMIMNGGGGGGGGAGDAQFQGMFGGGLENPNLDVNGANKSRLPIWLDQNANNPHLENPNNSTFLGASSSNNYNNNNGGMLPPEMVNWLSRYNGLPQGLSSLKEEDENQKEMQMNSMFNYGGSTTQNNLMCSTLPPPPPQPVANMSATALLQKAAQMGSTRSTNSGVSGGNDTGFGLMSSTTLSSLSSPRNGDRLMMMAAAATDGAPQSKGTSGNEFGDGDLTRDFLGVARSERGVSFSLQQELSKFASSTMGFNQFNRSHDQ from the exons ATGATGTCTGGTGATGGGTTCTCATCACCACCTTCTTCCCTCACTTCTTACATCCAAGAACCAATTCCAAACCCTAACCCTAGTTCTTCATCAGCCTCCGCTAAACGAAAGCGTAATCAAGCCGGTAATCCAG atccAGAGGCTGAGGTGATAGCCTTGTCACCAACATCTCTTATGGCAACGAACCGATTCGTGTGTGAGATATGCAATAAAGGTTTCCAAAGAGACCAAAATTTACAACTTCATAGAAGAGGACACAACTTGCCATGGAAACTTAAgcaaagaaacaaaaatgaaGTGATTAAGAAGAAAGTTTACATATGTCCGGAAAAAACTTGTGTCCATCATGACCCTTCTCGAGCTCTTGGAGATCTCACCGGTGTAAAGAAGCATTTTAGCCGGAAACATGGCGAAAAGAAGTGGAAGTGTGAGAAGTGTTCCAAAAAGTATGCGGTCCAATCGGATTGGAAAGCTCATAGCAAGATTTGCGGTACTAGAGAGTACAAGTGTGATTGTGGAACACTTTTTTCAAG GAAGGATAGCTTCATAACACATAGAGCATTTTGTGATGCATTAATGGAAGAAAATTCAAGAATGACATCGCTTCCGGTGCTTCCAAACATGGGGAATTTGGGTTTTCGGAATGATTTGATGATAATGaacggcggtggtggtggaggtggcggTGCTGGTGATGCACAATTCCAAGGTatgtttggtggtggtttagaGAATCCTAACCTTGATGTCAATGGAGCAAATAAATCAAGACTACCAATTTGGTTAGACCAAAATGCCAACAATCCCCACCTTGAAAACCCTAACAATTCGACATTCTTGGGGGCGTCTAGTTCGAACaattacaacaacaataatggTGGAATGCTACCACCAGAAATGGTGAATTGGTTGAGTAGATACAACGGATTGCCTCAAGGGTTATCATCTTTAAAAGAGGAAGATGAGAACCAAAAAGAAATGCAAATGAACTCAATGTTTAACTATGGTGGCTCTACGACTCAAAACAACCTCATGTGTTCAActctaccaccaccaccaccacaaccggTGGCTAACATGTCAGCCACCGCTCTTTTACAAAAAGCGGCTCAAATGGGATCAACAAGAAGCACAAATTCGGGGGTTTCTGGTGGGAATGATACCGGATTTGGGCTCATGAGTAGTACAACACTCTCTAGCTTATCAAGCCCTCGAAATGGGGATagattgatgatgatggcagCTGCAGCGACCGATGGAGCACCACAAAGCAAAGGAACAAGTGGCAACGAGTTTGGCGACGGCGATCTAACGAGGGACTTTTTGGGTGTAGCGAGAAGTGAAAGGGGCGTCTCGTTTAGCTTACAACAAGAGCTAAGCAAATTCGCTTCATCAACGATGGGCTTCAACCAATTCAATCGCAGCCATGATCAATAA